In Patagioenas fasciata isolate bPatFas1 chromosome 2, bPatFas1.hap1, whole genome shotgun sequence, a single window of DNA contains:
- the LOC136098307 gene encoding uncharacterized protein: MKFWLQSCLASRGVVERGRARSSAVDVRAELGKVPGSRFWGCRGSGMRSDTRLSPRSGCAPLEINTGFSKPRHGGSSGSLKGLRVSAALNTSCSNDILRNYAIDSDEESPSIFEEKSTQKTPGRQKEKFLNFSSLSSSPCRRQTPLGRSGLSERHAASNSVRSIFVPQFAANRCFSASAAPAGNFIVPVQAPHLSGGGTRRWTQSIPQHRKTKMKYIVMKTLQKNAFLTWIALKMSPHRILLWKTMKTYLKNDTNMGLKLNLGQKMKERGLSLCPNLLLERRVSYFLNIQT, translated from the exons ATGAAGTTCTGGCTCCAGAGCTGTCTCGCATCCCGTGGCGTTGTGGAGCGGGGGCGAGCGCGGAGCAGCGCGGTGGATGTGCGGGCAGAGTTGGGGAAGGTGCCTGGCTCACGCTTCTGGGGCTGTCGGGGTTCTGGGATGCGTTCTGACACCCGTCTCTCCCCTAGATCAGGATGTGCGCCACTGGAGATCAACACCGGCTTCAGTAAACCCCGTCATGGAGGCAGTTCTGGATCTCTGAAAGGGCTCAGAGTCTCTGCAGCACTCAACACCAGCTG TTCAAAtgatattttaagaaattatGCAATTGACAGTGATGAGGAATCACCATCAATATTTGAAGAAAAGTCAACACAGAAAACACCTGGTagacaaaaggaaaaattccTCAATTTTAGCAG CCTTTCCAGTAGCCCCTGCAGACGGCAGACCCCTCTCGGACGGTCCGGGCTTTCGGAGCGACACGCCGCGTCGAACAGCGTTCGGTCGATCTTTGTCCCCCAGTTTGCTGCTAACCGGTGCTTTTCTGCATCGGCCGCTCCGGCTGGAAACTTCATCGTCCCTGTTCAGGCGCCAcatttgagcggcggaggaacacgcaggtggACTCAAT ccattcctcaacaccGGAAGACGAAAATGAAGTACATAGTGATGAAGACTCTCCAGAAAAACGCATTTCTAACATGGATCGCACTGAAGATGAGTCCGCACAGGATTCTTCTATGGAAGACGATGAAAACATACCTCAAGAATGACACAAACATGGGATTGAAACTAAACCtgggacagaaaatgaaagagagaggGCTTTCCTTGTGTCCAAATCTGCTTCTGGAAAGAAGAGTGTCATACTTCCTGAACATTCAGACCTGA